The region TTTCTTCTCTTGTACAATCTTTTCCAGATTTTTAGATCAAAAAATTAGGTTCATCTAGCTTGACGAGCCACAGTTTTCTTTTAGTAAGTATTGACTATTGTACATGCATGTTATATTCTTAGCCAAGGCTCCTCTGTTATAGCTCATGACATTGAATTTTACCACATTCAAAATTAATTACTATGCAATGTTGAGCAGGGAGAGGAGAATCACAGTGCTCCTGACAAAGTTATCATGGAGAACATTCTACCAAACGGTGATTTTTCTGAAGATCTCTGTTTATGGCATTCTAACGGTTGCCATGCGTTTGTTGCCGTTGAAGGGTCTGGTTACCATAATGGTATAAAGCCACATTCAGGGTCTAAATATGCTGTAGTTACTCATCGCACACAGACTTGGCAAGGGCTTGAGCAGGACTTAGCAAACATTAGTGCCGGTACCGAATATATTGTTACTGCCTATGTTAGAGTTCATGGGGAATTTCATGAGCCTGTTGGAGTCCAGGCCACGCTAAAACTTGAGGGGGAGGGGTCTCCTACCAACTACCATTCCGTTGCAAGGTACTTCAACTGGAAGGTGCTATTTATTGCCTTATATGATGCTATCAGTACCATTTGTTTATCAAGGGAAATTGTTTGACCAGGATTTTGGCCTCACAAGAATGCTGGGAGAAGTTGGAAGGTTCGTTTGAGCTTACAACTATACCAAGCCGCTTGGTGTTTTATCTTGAAGGTCCCCCTGCTGGTGTAGATTTGCTCATAGATTCAGTTACCATTTCCTGCAAGGTATGTTTTCTTACTCTTGTTTATGTTTATGTTTAGCTGGAACTCTTGTATATGATTGTTTGTGAAGTGTGAACCAATCTTGTATTGCTAACGAATAATGGCAATCATGCCTTAAATTCTGATTTAGCAACATGTTAATCAGTTGGGACCACATTTCTCAGTGCCCATAGAAAAGGAAGTAACATCGTCTGCTACGACTAAATTATGAGACCCTACAACTGCAATATATTTTGCTTAACCATTTAGCACATGTACTACAAGTATCGCCACCATAGTTTGTACATTCCGTATGCTAATATTTTGTTCTTAACACCAGCTACTTCTGTATTACCAATCGATTAGATTATGTGTGCTTCATTTTCCTAACTAGTTCAAATTTCTGCAGAAAGCAGAGAGCAAGACTTCTTCATTGATTGGTGGAacagcaaacatcattttaaattgTGATTTTTCAGAAGGCCTTCATTCATGGCATCCTATCTGCTGCCACGCGTATGTGGCATCACAATGGTCCGGTTTCCTTGATGGTATTAGAGGGGACTCAGGAGAGAATTATGCTGTTGTTTCAAAGAGAACTGAACCCTGGCAAGGTCTCGAACAAGATATTACAGATAGAGTATCTGCTGGTACAGTTTATGCAGTTTCGGCGCGTGTTAGAGTTGATGGGAATATCCATGGCAAAGCTGAAGTCAAAGCAACCCTGAGGTTGCAAAATCCAGATGGATCAACACACTACAATCCTATTGGAAGGTACTGTTTTGAAGTTCTTTAACAGCAATATTCTAACCATACCAGTTACCACCATCCCTAATTTGTGGTAGAACCTGATGTGGCAGAGTATTAGCCTCAAAAGAGAAGTGGGAGAAGTTGGAAGGTTCTTTTTCTTTGACAAATATGCCAAAGTGTGTGGTTTTTTACCTTGAAGGGCCTCCTGCTGGGGCGGATCTTATTATTGATTTTGTTACTATTGCTAGGTCTGAACATAAGCAGCCAAAGGTGAGTGCTTTTCTATGTGCATTTGTTTTACCCATTCCTGAACAACACATCTTACGATTCAATTGATAACCTGCTATCTCAGGAGTTAAAGTTTAACTAGAATTTACTGCATGTTATGCTTGAGGCATTGAGGAGTTCTGATAGTCTTTACATTCTAATATTTTTGGTGCAAAAGATTGATTTTACCAAGTCCTCTATTAATTTTTGCAAATTTCAGCATGAATATGCAATCATACTCATTCTCATCTAGCGGTATATTCATGTTCTTGTATGTGTGGTATGGAAACATGTTCTTTTCTTGCGATGCTTTTGACCTGTTACTCTTTCATTTGAAGGAAGTAAAATCAATAAGTGGAATCGAGACTATTATCAAGAATCCTCAGTTTGAAGAAGGGTTAAGCAATTGGTCTGGACGAGGATGTAATATCTGCAGGCATGAGTTCACTGCATATGGGAATGTAAAGCCCGTAAATGGCAGCTACTTTGCTTCAGCAACTGGACGGGTTCACAGTTGGAATGGCATACAGCAAGATATCACAGGCAGAGTGCAGAGAAAAGTTTCTTACGAGATTAGTTCTCCTGTTCGCATATTTGGCAGTGCTAATGAGACTGAAGTTCGGACTACTTTGTGGGTACAAGAATATGGCCGTGAGCAATATCTATGCATTTCGAAGTAAGTATGTTGATTTTATTATTTACACGCTTTCTTGACAATGTTATCTTATATTCCGTTACAAAATGTTATCTTCTAGGGTCATAGATATCACTGGTTTATTAAATGGCACTCACTGAAGGGGTATCTTACAGGGGTCACATATATCACTGGTTCACTAAATGTTATCTTATAGGGGTCACAGATATTACCGGTTACTGATTTTTCTGTTATTAACATAGAAACCAGGCCTCTGATAAGCGCTGGACACATTTGAAAGGAAAGTTTATCCTTCATGCTCCCTTCTCCAAAGTTGTCCTCTTTATAGAGGGGCCACCAGCAGGAATTGACATCCTTGTAGATGGCCTTGTCCTATCTCCTGCAAGAAAACTTGATGCTGCTCCACGCCCAAAAGTTGAGGTTTGCAAGCTAATTACTAAATTAAATTATGTCCCCCCCAGGAGCGTGCCTTCAGATGTCTCAACTTGTGTGTATACAGTAGTTGTGTTGGTAAACATTTCTCAATGGATCATGATTGTTTGGATAGAAAGTTTTGGCCATTTCTTTCGAACTCAAGTATCCCTTTTTTCTAATGGAATGATTTGCTTGTATTTCAGAATGTTCTGTATGGAGCTAATATCATGCAGAATAGCGCTTGCTCTCGCGGGCTTGCTGGGTGGAGTCCAATGGGTTCATGTCGATTGAGTATCCATACCGAATCACCCCATATGCTATCTTCCATCCTGAAGGACCCCTCGAATCAGAAACATATAAGTGGTCGTTATATCCTTGCTACAAACCGCACTGATGTGTGGATGGGCCCTTCTCAGGTGATAACAGACAAGCTAAAGCTACACACTACTTACCGAGTCTCTGCCTGGGTACGAGCTGGCTCTGGAGGAAATGGCCGTCACCATGTCAATGTTTGTCTTGGTGTAGATGATCAATGGGTTAATGGTGGGCAAATAGAAGCTGATGGGGATCAATGGTATGAAATCAAAGGAGCATTCAAGCTTGAAAAGAAGCCATCTAAAGTTATTGCATATGTTCAGGGTCCCCCTCCGGGTGTTGATATCCGAGTCATGGGTCTCCAAATTTATCCAGTTGATAGGAAAGCACGTTTTGAATATCTTAAGGACAAATCAGATAAGGTGAAACTCCCCCCACTCCCTTCAACGTTTTTCATGTTAGGATGAGAGTTTGATGTGTCTACACAAGCATATTAAGATATCTTTTTTCCATCAATATCATTATTAAACTGAAAACTTTCGCCTGCACATCATCCATTGGTTTCTTATAACCGCGATGCTCTTGATAAATATTAAATTCATTTTTCTGGTTTCCTTTGTCAGGTAAGGAAGCGTGATATTGTTCTAAAGTTCCAAGGATTAGATGCTGCGAATGTTTTTGGTTCAGCTCTTAGGGTACAACAGACTGAGAACAGTTTTGCATTTGGATCATGCATAAACCGAAGTAACATCGAGAATGAGGATCTTGCTGATTTCTTCGTGAAGAATTTTAATTGGGCTGTATTTGAGAATGAACTGAAGTGGTACTGGACAGAGGCGGAACAAGGGAAGATAAATTATAAAGACTCTGACGAGTTGCTTAAATTCTGTCAGAAACATAACAAACAAGTTCGCGGTCACTGCTTATTCTGGGAAGTGGAAGATTCAGTGCAGCCATGGCTTCGATCACTGCATGGACACCACTTGATGGCTGCTGTACAAGGTCGTTTACAGAGCCTGTTATCAAGGTACAAAGGCCAGTTTAAACATCATGATGTAAACAACGAGATGCTTcatggatctttttatcaagatagGCTTGGAAGGGACAGCAGAGCTCACATGTTCAGGGAAGCCCATAAGCTTGATCCTTCAGCAGTCCTCTTTGTCAATGACTACAACGTCGAAGATGGGTGCGATTCGAAATCCACCCCAGAAAAGTTTGTGGAGCAGATTGTCGATCTCCAAGAACGGGGCGCCCCAGTTGGTGGGATCGGCGTGCAAGGTCAtatcagccatccagtgggagataTCATCTGCGATTCTCTAGACAAGCTAGCTATACTGGGTCTCCCTATCTGGATTACTGAACTGGATGTCTCGGCGGAGAACGAACACATCCGAGCGGATGATCTCGAGGTGTGCCTCCGTGAATGCTTCGCCCATGCCGCTGTGGAGGGGGTGGTCCTCTGGGGATTCTGGGAGACGTTCATGTTTCGGAATCATGCTCACCTGGTCGATGCTGATGGAACAATCAACGAGACCGGCAGAAGGTACCTTGCCCTGAAGCAGGAGTGGTTGACCAAAACCGATGGTGACATCGATCACCATGGGGAGTTCAAATTCAGAGGCTACCATGGGTCATACACCGTAGAGGTAGCGACGCCCTCGGGGAAGGTGACCCGATCATTTGTTGTGGACAAGGAGAACCCTGTGCAGGTGGTTACCTTGAACATTTAGCTTGTATCAAATGAAGTACGTTCTACACTCCAGCAGTGTGCACTGTACTGAGACTTTTCGCTCTGATGCGTTTGATGCCATATCTTCACAGTTTATACCTTATATATGTTGCAACGGGAGAAAGAAAGTTCCTTCTATGTCTTTAGCTTAtggacccgtgcgttgcaacatcaTAAGAGGAGAAAATGCTTAATTTATAATTTCGCTTTCTTTTTCTTGTATACAGTATATCATAAGGGATATGGACAAATAGCGCTATgtttgtctagggcacatctagatgtgccttattttttttatttttttgaaacggaggcaaaagatttgcctcttcAATTAAATAAGGAAGAGTAGAGTTTAGAGTTTTACAACGCACTAAGCGGCATGAAAATTACTCGTACAATATGATGATGTTCCCTGGCTTTCTTGCGGCAGCAGTAACCCAAAGTTTAACATTTCTAAAATATTGGTTAAGAGGACCGACGGTGGTGCGCTTTTTTGACGGAATATGCGGGCGTTTCTCTCATTCCAAATGGTCCAAGAAACAAGCATGGTGAGGGAAGCTATTGCGTGGCGGTGAGGATTGCGGTTGTCTGTTCTTTTTGGCCaccacttagggacggttgcttctaacTGCTAATCGGAGGTGTCCATGTGCGTGAGCCCAAGCTTCTCGATGATTAATCTCCAGAGCCTAAGAGTGTAGCGACACTTGACAAAGGGGTGTATCCCCGTTTCTTGTTCTCTTTTGCAAAGCGGGCAAGGGCCACAGTTTGGCCAACCACGCTTCTCCAAACGATCGGCAGTCCAAATCCTATCTTGCAAAGCCAACCAGGCAAAGAATTTAACCTTTGGAGGTG is a window of Triticum dicoccoides isolate Atlit2015 ecotype Zavitan chromosome 2B, WEW_v2.0, whole genome shotgun sequence DNA encoding:
- the LOC119362559 gene encoding endo-1,4-beta-xylanase 1-like isoform X2, whose amino-acid sequence is MTFGSTEQKALDLSHRSSLIAAQGEENHSAPDKVIMENILPNGDFSEDLCLWHSNGCHAFVAVEGSGYHNGIKPHSGSKYAVVTHRTQTWQGLEQDLANISAGTEYIVTAYVRVHGEFHEPVGVQATLKLEGEGSPTNYHSVARILASQECWEKLEGSFELTTIPSRLVFYLEGPPAGVDLLIDSVTISCKKAESKTSSLIGGTANIILNCDFSEGLHSWHPICCHAYVASQWSGFLDGIRGDSGENYAVVSKRTEPWQGLEQDITDRVSAGTVYAVSARVRVDGNIHGKAEVKATLRLQNPDGSTHYNPIGRVLASKEKWEKLEGSFSLTNMPKCVVFYLEGPPAGADLIIDFVTIARSEHKQPKEVKSISGIETIIKNPQFEEGLSNWSGRGCNICRHEFTAYGNVKPVNGSYFASATGRVHSWNGIQQDITGRVQRKVSYEISSPVRIFGSANETEVRTTLWVQEYGREQYLCISKNQASDKRWTHLKGKFILHAPFSKVVLFIEGPPAGIDILVDGLVLSPARKLDAAPRPKVENVLYGANIMQNSACSRGLAGWSPMGSCRLSIHTESPHMLSSILKDPSNQKHISGRYILATNRTDVWMGPSQVITDKLKLHTTYRVSAWVRAGSGGNGRHHVNVCLGVDDQWVNGGQIEADGDQWYEIKGAFKLEKKPSKVIAYVQGPPPGVDIRVMGLQIYPVDRKARFEYLKDKSDKVRKRDIVLKFQGLDAANVFGSALRVQQTENSFAFGSCINRSNIENEDLADFFVKNFNWAVFENELKWYWTEAEQGKINYKDSDELLKFCQKHNKQVRGHCLFWEVEDSVQPWLRSLHGHHLMAAVQGRLQSLLSRYKGQFKHHDVNNEMLHGSFYQDRLGRDSRAHMFREAHKLDPSAVLFVNDYNVEDGCDSKSTPEKFVEQIVDLQERGAPVGGIGVQGHISHPVGDIICDSLDKLAILGLPIWITELDVSAENEHIRADDLEVCLRECFAHAAVEGVVLWGFWETFMFRNHAHLVDADGTINETGRRYLALKQEWLTKTDGDIDHHGEFKFRGYHGSYTVEVATPSGKVTRSFVVDKENPVQVVTLNI
- the LOC119362559 gene encoding endo-1,4-beta-xylanase 1-like isoform X1 — translated: MMRRCGWLSLLCRPRRGGRAAVLPPPNPDPPPPQPKGEENHSAPDKVIMENILPNGDFSEDLCLWHSNGCHAFVAVEGSGYHNGIKPHSGSKYAVVTHRTQTWQGLEQDLANISAGTEYIVTAYVRVHGEFHEPVGVQATLKLEGEGSPTNYHSVARILASQECWEKLEGSFELTTIPSRLVFYLEGPPAGVDLLIDSVTISCKKAESKTSSLIGGTANIILNCDFSEGLHSWHPICCHAYVASQWSGFLDGIRGDSGENYAVVSKRTEPWQGLEQDITDRVSAGTVYAVSARVRVDGNIHGKAEVKATLRLQNPDGSTHYNPIGRVLASKEKWEKLEGSFSLTNMPKCVVFYLEGPPAGADLIIDFVTIARSEHKQPKEVKSISGIETIIKNPQFEEGLSNWSGRGCNICRHEFTAYGNVKPVNGSYFASATGRVHSWNGIQQDITGRVQRKVSYEISSPVRIFGSANETEVRTTLWVQEYGREQYLCISKNQASDKRWTHLKGKFILHAPFSKVVLFIEGPPAGIDILVDGLVLSPARKLDAAPRPKVENVLYGANIMQNSACSRGLAGWSPMGSCRLSIHTESPHMLSSILKDPSNQKHISGRYILATNRTDVWMGPSQVITDKLKLHTTYRVSAWVRAGSGGNGRHHVNVCLGVDDQWVNGGQIEADGDQWYEIKGAFKLEKKPSKVIAYVQGPPPGVDIRVMGLQIYPVDRKARFEYLKDKSDKVRKRDIVLKFQGLDAANVFGSALRVQQTENSFAFGSCINRSNIENEDLADFFVKNFNWAVFENELKWYWTEAEQGKINYKDSDELLKFCQKHNKQVRGHCLFWEVEDSVQPWLRSLHGHHLMAAVQGRLQSLLSRYKGQFKHHDVNNEMLHGSFYQDRLGRDSRAHMFREAHKLDPSAVLFVNDYNVEDGCDSKSTPEKFVEQIVDLQERGAPVGGIGVQGHISHPVGDIICDSLDKLAILGLPIWITELDVSAENEHIRADDLEVCLRECFAHAAVEGVVLWGFWETFMFRNHAHLVDADGTINETGRRYLALKQEWLTKTDGDIDHHGEFKFRGYHGSYTVEVATPSGKVTRSFVVDKENPVQVVTLNI
- the LOC119362559 gene encoding endo-1,4-beta-xylanase 1-like isoform X3, whose protein sequence is MENILPNGDFSEDLCLWHSNGCHAFVAVEGSGYHNGIKPHSGSKYAVVTHRTQTWQGLEQDLANISAGTEYIVTAYVRVHGEFHEPVGVQATLKLEGEGSPTNYHSVARILASQECWEKLEGSFELTTIPSRLVFYLEGPPAGVDLLIDSVTISCKKAESKTSSLIGGTANIILNCDFSEGLHSWHPICCHAYVASQWSGFLDGIRGDSGENYAVVSKRTEPWQGLEQDITDRVSAGTVYAVSARVRVDGNIHGKAEVKATLRLQNPDGSTHYNPIGRVLASKEKWEKLEGSFSLTNMPKCVVFYLEGPPAGADLIIDFVTIARSEHKQPKEVKSISGIETIIKNPQFEEGLSNWSGRGCNICRHEFTAYGNVKPVNGSYFASATGRVHSWNGIQQDITGRVQRKVSYEISSPVRIFGSANETEVRTTLWVQEYGREQYLCISKNQASDKRWTHLKGKFILHAPFSKVVLFIEGPPAGIDILVDGLVLSPARKLDAAPRPKVENVLYGANIMQNSACSRGLAGWSPMGSCRLSIHTESPHMLSSILKDPSNQKHISGRYILATNRTDVWMGPSQVITDKLKLHTTYRVSAWVRAGSGGNGRHHVNVCLGVDDQWVNGGQIEADGDQWYEIKGAFKLEKKPSKVIAYVQGPPPGVDIRVMGLQIYPVDRKARFEYLKDKSDKVRKRDIVLKFQGLDAANVFGSALRVQQTENSFAFGSCINRSNIENEDLADFFVKNFNWAVFENELKWYWTEAEQGKINYKDSDELLKFCQKHNKQVRGHCLFWEVEDSVQPWLRSLHGHHLMAAVQGRLQSLLSRYKGQFKHHDVNNEMLHGSFYQDRLGRDSRAHMFREAHKLDPSAVLFVNDYNVEDGCDSKSTPEKFVEQIVDLQERGAPVGGIGVQGHISHPVGDIICDSLDKLAILGLPIWITELDVSAENEHIRADDLEVCLRECFAHAAVEGVVLWGFWETFMFRNHAHLVDADGTINETGRRYLALKQEWLTKTDGDIDHHGEFKFRGYHGSYTVEVATPSGKVTRSFVVDKENPVQVVTLNI